Proteins encoded within one genomic window of Fusobacterium russii ATCC 25533:
- a CDS encoding RNA polymerase sigma factor: MDFDNIFEEYFDKVYYKVLSIVKNSDDAEDISQEVFMSVYKNLNKFRKESNIYTWIYRIAINKTYDFFKKKKNELEINEEVLLIADEFNSDTNILLQEKLNLISEKEREIIILKDIYGYKLKEIADMKNMNLSTVKSIYYKALKDMGGE, from the coding sequence ATGGATTTTGATAATATATTTGAGGAATATTTTGATAAGGTGTATTATAAAGTATTGAGTATTGTAAAAAATAGTGATGATGCTGAAGATATTTCTCAAGAAGTTTTCATGAGTGTATATAAAAATCTTAATAAATTTAGAAAAGAAAGTAACATATATACTTGGATATATAGAATTGCAATAAATAAGACCTATGATTTCTTTAAAAAGAAGAAAAATGAGTTAGAAATTAATGAAGAGGTCTTACTAATTGCGGATGAATTTAATTCTGATACAAATATTTTGTTACAAGAAAAATTAAATTTAATTTCTGAAAAAGAAAGAGAAATTATAATTTTAAAAGATATATATGGATATAAATTAAAGGAGATAGCAGATATGAAAAATATGAATTTATCAACTGTTAAATCTATTTATTATAAAGCACTCAAAGATATGGGAGGAGAATAA